Proteins encoded within one genomic window of Ottowia sp. SB7-C50:
- a CDS encoding TIGR00730 family Rossman fold protein codes for METTQDIKQSSRSSLADAWAELQAHADHGEPLQPDAYRLAFADPEFLLRRETRGIRFQLELLKPDLGLQAAGVHNTVVVYGGARFVAPDVAQAQLEQAQAAGNPQVIALAERAIRTSRYYTDAREFGRIVATYSLSQPQQEKIFICTGGGPGVMEAANRGAHDVGVPSVGLNIALPHEQHTNPYVTPELAFKFHYFALRKMHFLMRARALVAFPGGFGTLDELFEVLTLVQTRKAQKVPIVLYGSDYWQRLLNLQVLVDEGAISPEDLDLYQLVDTPEDAWGIIRRFYGL; via the coding sequence ATGGAAACCACCCAAGATATCAAGCAGTCCAGCCGCTCGTCCCTCGCCGATGCCTGGGCCGAACTGCAGGCCCACGCCGACCACGGCGAGCCGCTGCAGCCCGACGCCTACCGGCTGGCCTTTGCCGACCCGGAATTCCTGCTGCGGCGCGAAACGCGCGGCATCCGCTTTCAGCTGGAACTGCTCAAGCCCGACCTGGGCCTGCAGGCCGCCGGCGTGCACAACACCGTGGTCGTCTACGGCGGCGCACGCTTTGTCGCACCCGACGTCGCCCAGGCCCAGCTCGAGCAGGCGCAGGCCGCTGGCAACCCGCAGGTCATCGCCCTGGCCGAACGCGCCATCCGCACGTCGCGCTACTACACCGACGCGCGCGAATTTGGCCGCATCGTCGCCACCTACAGCCTCAGCCAGCCCCAGCAGGAAAAAATCTTCATCTGCACCGGCGGCGGCCCCGGCGTCATGGAAGCGGCCAACCGTGGCGCCCACGACGTTGGCGTTCCCTCGGTCGGCCTGAACATCGCGCTGCCGCACGAGCAGCACACCAACCCTTATGTCACGCCAGAACTGGCGTTCAAGTTCCACTACTTCGCGCTGCGCAAGATGCACTTCTTGATGCGCGCGCGGGCGCTGGTCGCCTTCCCGGGCGGCTTCGGCACGCTGGACGAACTGTTCGAAGTGCTGACCCTGGTGCAGACCCGCAAGGCGCAAAAAGTGCCCATCGTGCTGTACGGCAGCGACTACTGGCAGCGCCTGCTCAACCTGCAGGTGCTGGTCGACGAAGGCGCCATTTCACCCGAGGATCTCGATCTCTACCAGCTCGTCGATACGCCCGAGGACGCGTGGGGGATCATCCGGCGGTTTTATGGGTTGTGA
- the efp gene encoding elongation factor P gives MKIAQEIRAGNVIMHGKDPMIVLRTEYARGGRGAATVRMKLKALLSNMGTEVVFKADDKMDQVILDHKECTYSYFADPMYVFMDGEYNQYEVESENMGDALNYLEDGMAVEVVFYDGKAISVELPTTVVREITWTEPAVKGDTSGKVLKPAKIATNFEVAVPLFVAQGDKIEIDTRTGEYKKRV, from the coding sequence ATGAAAATCGCACAGGAAATCCGCGCCGGCAACGTCATCATGCACGGCAAGGACCCGATGATCGTCCTTCGCACCGAATACGCCCGCGGCGGCCGCGGAGCCGCCACCGTGCGCATGAAGCTCAAGGCCCTGCTCAGCAACATGGGCACCGAAGTCGTCTTCAAGGCCGACGACAAGATGGACCAGGTCATCCTGGACCACAAGGAGTGCACCTACTCCTACTTTGCCGACCCCATGTACGTCTTCATGGACGGCGAGTACAACCAGTACGAAGTCGAATCCGAGAACATGGGCGACGCCCTGAACTACCTGGAAGACGGCATGGCCGTCGAAGTGGTGTTTTACGACGGCAAGGCCATCTCGGTCGAACTGCCCACCACCGTGGTGCGCGAAATCACCTGGACCGAGCCGGCCGTCAAGGGCGATACCTCGGGCAAGGTGCTCAAGCCCGCCAAGATCGCCACCAACTTCGAAGTCGCGGTGCCGCTGTTCGTCGCCCAGGGCGACAAGATCGAGATCGACACCCGCACGGGCGAGTACAAGAAGCGCGTCTGA
- the earP gene encoding elongation factor P maturation arginine rhamnosyltransferase EarP has translation MPDQPSLTWDIFCQVVDNHGDLGVCWRLSRQLASRGHAVRLWVDDASALAWMAPSATQGAVPGVQVLPWTQPIDAALLAALPPADVWVEAFGCTIAPEFIAARAHLSSAGGQNGLKPPVWINLEYLSAEPYVERMHALPSPVLHGPAAGWTKWFFYPGFTLATGGLLREHDLPARQSAFDRADWLRAHGIDWRGERLVSMFCYEPPALGTLLRRWAEGDEPTRLIVTAGRATAAVQHALAHEIGLQRWMDEGGQLCISYLPPVPQPDYDALLWTCDLNFVRGEDSLVRALWADVPFVWHIYPQPEDNAHHAKLDAFLHWLSAPPSLRRFHRAWNGVGAEPLPAPEAAAWQACVHAARARLLAQDDLATQLVRFAAQKR, from the coding sequence GTGCCGGATCAGCCATCGCTCACGTGGGACATTTTCTGCCAAGTCGTCGACAACCATGGCGACCTGGGCGTGTGCTGGCGCCTGTCGCGCCAGTTGGCGTCGCGCGGTCACGCCGTGCGGCTGTGGGTGGACGACGCCAGCGCCCTCGCGTGGATGGCCCCTAGCGCCACGCAAGGCGCCGTGCCGGGCGTGCAGGTGCTGCCCTGGACGCAGCCCATCGACGCGGCGCTGCTGGCCGCGCTGCCGCCGGCCGACGTGTGGGTAGAGGCCTTCGGCTGCACGATAGCTCCTGAATTCATAGCTGCACGCGCTCATCTGTCCAGCGCTGGCGGCCAGAATGGCTTGAAACCGCCGGTCTGGATCAACCTCGAATACCTCAGCGCCGAGCCTTACGTCGAGCGCATGCACGCCCTGCCCTCGCCCGTGCTGCACGGCCCGGCGGCGGGCTGGACCAAGTGGTTCTTCTACCCCGGCTTCACGCTCGCCACCGGTGGCCTGCTGCGCGAACACGACCTGCCCGCGCGCCAGTCGGCCTTCGACCGCGCGGACTGGCTGCGCGCGCACGGCATCGACTGGCGCGGCGAGCGGCTGGTGTCGATGTTCTGCTACGAGCCCCCCGCCCTGGGCACGCTGCTGCGGCGATGGGCCGAGGGCGACGAGCCTACGCGCCTGATCGTCACCGCGGGCCGCGCGACGGCGGCCGTGCAACACGCGTTGGCACATGAAATCGGCCTGCAGCGCTGGATGGACGAGGGCGGGCAGCTATGCATTTCATATCTGCCGCCGGTGCCCCAACCCGACTATGACGCGCTGCTGTGGACCTGCGACCTGAACTTCGTGCGCGGCGAGGACTCGCTGGTGCGCGCCCTGTGGGCCGACGTGCCCTTCGTCTGGCACATCTACCCGCAGCCCGAGGACAACGCCCACCACGCCAAGCTCGACGCCTTCCTGCACTGGTTGAGCGCACCGCCCTCACTGCGCCGGTTTCACCGTGCCTGGAACGGCGTCGGCGCCGAACCCCTGCCCGCGCCCGAAGCTGCCGCCTGGCAAGCCTGCGTGCATGCCGCACGCGCACGGCTGCTGGCGCAGGACGACCTGGCCACCCAACTGGTCAGGTTTGCGGCGCAAAAGCGTTAG
- a CDS encoding DUF2238 domain-containing protein, giving the protein MPTTTADPRRPSLAAAALALLAVLAWTFAHTHDRLTWALETFPVWVALPLMAATQRRYPLTSLLYFFIFWHCVVLMVGGQYSYARVPAGFWVQDAFGLQRNPYDKLGHFMQGFVPALLAREILRRGGYVQGRRMLAFLVVCVVLAFSATYELIEWAAAVMLGQGADEFLGTQGDPWDTQSDMAFALLGAVAALALFSCLHDRQIARLPAPDRRAGA; this is encoded by the coding sequence ATGCCGACAACCACTGCCGATCCGCGCCGTCCCTCGCTCGCCGCCGCTGCGCTGGCCTTGCTGGCAGTATTGGCGTGGACGTTCGCGCACACGCACGACCGCCTGACCTGGGCGCTGGAGACCTTTCCGGTGTGGGTCGCGCTGCCGCTGATGGCGGCCACGCAGCGCCGGTATCCGCTCACCAGCCTGCTCTACTTCTTCATCTTCTGGCACTGCGTCGTGCTGATGGTGGGCGGGCAATACAGCTACGCCAGGGTGCCGGCGGGCTTCTGGGTGCAGGACGCCTTCGGCCTGCAGCGCAACCCGTACGACAAGCTGGGCCACTTCATGCAGGGCTTCGTGCCGGCGCTGCTGGCGCGCGAAATTCTGCGGCGCGGCGGCTATGTGCAGGGGCGCAGGATGCTGGCTTTTTTGGTGGTGTGCGTGGTGCTGGCGTTCAGCGCGACGTACGAGCTGATCGAGTGGGCTGCGGCGGTGATGCTGGGGCAGGGCGCCGACGAATTCCTGGGCACGCAGGGTGACCCGTGGGACACGCAGTCGGACATGGCCTTTGCCCTGCTGGGCGCCGTGGCGGCGCTGGCGCTGTTCAGTTGCCTGCACGATCGGCAGATCGCGCGCCTTCCCGCACCGGACCGGAGGGCCGGGGCGTGA
- the uvrC gene encoding excinuclease ABC subunit UvrC — MTGPQNDPVPPTADTPRHSPELLAQVAALPSLPGVYRYYDESGNVLYVGKARHLKKRVSSYFARDHGGTRIGHMVGKIARLDTTVVRSEAEALILENNLIKQLAPKYNILFRDDKSYPYLKITGTGHARDSADGPPRPEAYARMAYYRGSTDKRHRYFGPYPGAWAVKETIQLLQKVFRLRTCEDTVFANRTRPCLLYQIKRCTGPCVRLISEADYAADVAHAEQFLRGETQDLLHKLEQRMMAHAEVLEFEQAADIRNQIAALSRVLHQQAVEVGGDADVDILAVKVQGGRACVNLAMVRGGRHLGDRAYFPSHVEDAHAIAAERGDDELPTVEAQVLDAFIAQHYLNVPAPSQLIASEPVSASLLKALCDKEDCKITATHAPRGQRRVWLEMATQNAALQLARLLAEEGSQQARTRALAEALDLGVENLDDLRVECFDISHTAGEATQASCVVFQGHRMASGEYRRYKIEGITGGDDYAAMRQVLERRYGKIAEALHEQGDAEALTRAARMPDLVLVDGGKGQVAMAREVFERLGLNLSLIVGVEKGEGRKVGLEELVFADGREKVYLGRDSAALMLIAQIRDEAHRFAITGMRAQRAKVRVGGSRLEEIPGVGPRKRARLLQRFGGVRGVEAASVEDLATVDGISRALAEEIYRALH; from the coding sequence GTGACCGGGCCGCAGAACGACCCCGTGCCGCCGACGGCCGACACGCCGCGCCACAGCCCCGAGCTGCTGGCCCAGGTGGCTGCGCTGCCCAGCCTGCCGGGCGTTTACCGCTATTACGATGAGAGCGGAAACGTGCTGTACGTGGGCAAGGCGCGGCACCTGAAGAAGCGCGTGTCCAGCTACTTTGCGCGCGACCATGGCGGCACGCGCATCGGCCACATGGTGGGCAAGATCGCGCGATTGGACACGACGGTGGTGCGCAGCGAGGCCGAGGCGCTGATTCTTGAGAACAACCTCATCAAGCAGCTGGCGCCCAAGTACAACATCCTCTTCCGTGACGACAAGAGCTATCCGTATCTGAAGATCACCGGCACCGGCCACGCGCGCGACAGTGCGGACGGCCCGCCGCGGCCCGAGGCCTACGCACGCATGGCCTATTACCGCGGCAGCACGGACAAGCGGCACCGCTACTTCGGCCCCTACCCCGGCGCGTGGGCGGTGAAGGAAACCATTCAGCTGTTGCAAAAGGTGTTTCGCCTGCGCACCTGCGAAGACACCGTGTTCGCCAACCGCACGCGGCCCTGCCTGCTGTACCAGATCAAGCGCTGCACGGGGCCGTGCGTGCGGCTGATCAGCGAAGCCGACTACGCCGCGGACGTGGCGCACGCCGAGCAGTTTCTGCGCGGCGAAACGCAGGATCTGCTGCACAAGCTGGAGCAGCGCATGATGGCGCACGCCGAGGTGCTGGAGTTCGAGCAGGCGGCCGACATCCGCAACCAGATCGCGGCGCTGTCGCGCGTGCTGCACCAGCAGGCGGTCGAGGTCGGCGGCGACGCGGACGTCGACATCCTCGCCGTCAAGGTGCAGGGCGGGCGCGCGTGCGTCAACCTGGCCATGGTGCGCGGCGGGCGGCACCTGGGCGACCGCGCGTACTTTCCGAGCCATGTGGAAGACGCGCACGCCATCGCCGCCGAACGCGGCGACGACGAGCTGCCCACGGTGGAGGCGCAGGTGCTCGACGCCTTCATCGCCCAGCATTACCTGAACGTGCCGGCGCCGTCGCAGCTGATCGCCAGCGAGCCGGTGAGCGCGTCGCTGCTGAAGGCGCTGTGCGACAAGGAGGATTGCAAGATCACCGCCACGCATGCGCCGCGCGGCCAGCGCCGCGTGTGGCTGGAGATGGCCACGCAGAACGCCGCGCTGCAACTGGCGCGCCTGCTGGCCGAGGAAGGCTCACAGCAGGCGCGCACCCGCGCGCTGGCCGAGGCGCTGGACCTGGGGGTCGAGAACCTGGACGACCTGCGCGTCGAATGCTTCGACATCAGCCACACGGCGGGCGAGGCCACGCAGGCCAGCTGCGTGGTGTTTCAGGGCCACCGCATGGCCAGCGGCGAGTACCGGCGCTACAAGATCGAAGGCATTACCGGCGGTGACGACTACGCCGCCATGCGCCAGGTGCTGGAGCGCCGCTACGGCAAGATCGCCGAGGCGCTGCACGAGCAGGGCGACGCCGAGGCGCTGACCCGCGCCGCGCGCATGCCCGACCTGGTGCTGGTCGACGGCGGCAAGGGGCAGGTGGCGATGGCACGCGAGGTGTTCGAGCGCCTGGGCCTGAACCTGTCGCTGATCGTCGGCGTCGAAAAAGGCGAGGGCCGCAAGGTGGGCCTGGAAGAACTGGTGTTTGCCGATGGGCGCGAGAAGGTGTATTTGGGCCGGGATTCGGCGGCGCTGATGCTGATCGCGCAGATCCGCGACGAGGCCCACCGCTTTGCCATCACCGGCATGCGCGCGCAGCGCGCCAAGGTGCGCGTGGGCGGCAGCCGGCTGGAGGAGATTCCCGGCGTGGGTCCGCGCAAGCGGGCGCGGCTGCTGCAGCGCTTTGGCGGCGTGCGCGGCGTGGAAGCCGCCAGCGTGGAGGACCTGGCGACGGTGGACGGCATATCGCGCGCGCTGGCCGAGGAAATCTACCGCGCGTTGCACTAG
- a CDS encoding IS5 family transposase: MKQAELGLNLTTKRTRKREFLAQMERVVPWAALVELIAPYAPEGRRGRPPFAVQTMLRIHFMQQWFGLSDPAMEEALHDVPLFREFAGLNWDTAVPDETTILRFRRLLEDHKLSAQILALVNELLGAKGLLLRAGTVVDATLIAAPSSTKNASGQRDPQMKQSKKGNQWYFGMKAHIGVDADSGLVHTVRGTAGSVNDVVEANTLLHGEEVQAWGDTGYLGADKRPDAKAGVRWNIAMRPGKRKLLDHGRLKDELTEQLERIKASIRAKVEHPFRVIKRQFGYVKVRYRGLAKNTAQLHTLFALSNLWMARKALMGLQA; this comes from the coding sequence ATGAAGCAAGCCGAGCTGGGTCTGAACCTGACCACCAAGCGCACGCGCAAGCGCGAGTTCCTGGCGCAGATGGAACGCGTGGTGCCGTGGGCGGCGTTGGTGGAACTGATCGCGCCCTACGCACCTGAAGGCAGACGGGGTCGCCCGCCCTTTGCCGTGCAGACGATGCTGCGCATTCACTTCATGCAGCAATGGTTCGGCTTGAGTGATCCAGCCATGGAAGAAGCGCTGCACGACGTGCCGCTGTTTCGCGAGTTCGCGGGCCTGAACTGGGATACGGCCGTACCCGACGAAACCACGATCCTTCGATTCCGCCGCCTGCTCGAAGACCACAAGCTCAGCGCCCAGATCCTGGCGCTGGTCAATGAACTGCTGGGCGCCAAGGGCCTGCTGCTGCGCGCCGGCACCGTGGTGGACGCCACGCTGATCGCCGCCCCGAGTTCGACCAAGAACGCCTCGGGCCAGCGCGACCCGCAGATGAAGCAAAGCAAGAAGGGCAACCAGTGGTATTTCGGCATGAAGGCCCACATCGGTGTGGACGCCGACTCAGGCCTTGTGCACACCGTGCGCGGCACGGCGGGCAGCGTCAATGATGTGGTTGAGGCCAATACCTTGCTGCACGGCGAGGAAGTCCAAGCCTGGGGTGATACCGGCTACCTGGGCGCCGACAAGCGGCCCGATGCCAAGGCCGGCGTGCGCTGGAACATCGCCATGCGCCCGGGCAAGCGCAAATTGCTGGATCACGGCCGCCTGAAAGACGAGTTGACCGAGCAACTCGAACGCATCAAGGCCAGCATCCGGGCCAAGGTCGAACACCCGTTTCGGGTGATCAAACGCCAGTTCGGCTATGTGAAGGTGCGCTATCGGGGCCTGGCCAAGAACACGGCGCAACTGCACACGCTGTTTGCGCTGTCCAATCTGTGGATGGCGCGCAAAGCCTTGATGGGCCTGCAGGCATGA
- the pgsA gene encoding CDP-diacylglycerol--glycerol-3-phosphate 3-phosphatidyltransferase, which yields MFFTVPTLLTWTRIVAIPLIVGVFYLKLEPATANLLATVMFVVFAWTDWLDGFLARKLNQTSSFGAFLDPVADKFLVCASLLVLVHLQRTDVFVALIIIGREIAISALREWMAKIGASKSVAVHMLGKLKTTVQMVAIPFLLYDGRVLGVIDTRWWGNVLIWVAAVLTVWSMVYYLQKALPEIRARVK from the coding sequence ATGTTCTTCACCGTGCCCACGCTGCTGACCTGGACGCGCATCGTCGCGATTCCGCTGATCGTGGGGGTGTTCTACCTGAAGCTGGAGCCGGCCACCGCCAACCTGCTGGCGACGGTGATGTTCGTGGTTTTCGCGTGGACGGACTGGCTGGACGGCTTTCTGGCGCGCAAGCTGAACCAGACGTCCTCGTTCGGCGCGTTCCTGGACCCGGTGGCCGACAAGTTTCTGGTCTGTGCCAGCCTGCTGGTGCTGGTGCATCTGCAGCGCACCGACGTGTTCGTCGCGCTGATCATCATCGGGCGCGAAATCGCCATCTCGGCCCTGCGCGAGTGGATGGCCAAGATCGGCGCCAGCAAGAGCGTCGCCGTGCACATGCTGGGCAAGCTGAAGACGACGGTGCAGATGGTCGCCATCCCCTTCCTGCTGTACGACGGGCGCGTGTTGGGCGTCATCGATACCCGCTGGTGGGGCAATGTGCTGATCTGGGTGGCGGCGGTGCTGACGGTGTGGTCGATGGTGTACTACCTGCAGAAGGCGTTGCCGGAGATCCGGGCAAGAGTGAAATGA
- a CDS encoding DMT family transporter codes for MPAVFVLIWATGFIVARYGMPHAPPFTFLLYRYLLSIACFGVWIAIARVRWPQTGAEWLHLGVTGALMHGGYLGGVWAAVKGGMGSGLSALIVGVQPVLTAIWLSAIGTGAGRVNSRQWLGLLLGFAGLVLVVWRKLTHGQVGDHVTAVNLSWAVFALVCITAGTLYQKRFVKPCDVRTANTVQLLAAALVTAPLALLEPEAFRWNAQSAGAMAWSVLGLTLGGSSLLYLLIQRGAATTVSSLMYLVPPTTAMMAWLLFGEPITLTTIVGIALTAFGVALVVRPQRRS; via the coding sequence ATGCCGGCGGTGTTCGTGCTGATCTGGGCGACCGGCTTCATCGTGGCGCGCTACGGCATGCCGCATGCGCCGCCGTTCACTTTTTTGCTGTACCGCTATCTGTTGTCCATCGCCTGCTTTGGCGTCTGGATCGCCATCGCGCGGGTGCGCTGGCCGCAGACGGGCGCGGAATGGCTGCACCTGGGCGTGACAGGCGCGCTGATGCACGGCGGCTACCTGGGCGGCGTGTGGGCGGCGGTCAAGGGCGGCATGGGGTCGGGGCTGTCGGCGCTGATCGTGGGCGTGCAGCCGGTGTTGACGGCGATCTGGCTGTCGGCCATCGGCACGGGGGCAGGGCGCGTCAATTCGCGCCAGTGGCTCGGTCTGCTGCTGGGCTTTGCCGGGCTGGTGCTGGTGGTGTGGCGCAAGCTGACGCATGGGCAGGTGGGCGACCACGTCACGGCGGTGAACCTGTCGTGGGCGGTGTTTGCGCTGGTGTGCATCACGGCGGGCACGCTGTACCAGAAGCGCTTCGTCAAGCCCTGCGACGTGCGCACGGCCAATACGGTGCAGTTGCTGGCGGCGGCGCTGGTCACGGCGCCGCTGGCGTTGCTGGAGCCCGAAGCCTTCCGCTGGAACGCGCAGTCGGCCGGTGCCATGGCCTGGTCGGTGCTGGGGCTGACGCTGGGCGGCAGCTCGCTGCTGTACCTGCTGATCCAGCGCGGCGCGGCCACCACGGTCAGCAGCCTGATGTACCTGGTGCCGCCCACCACAGCGATGATGGCCTGGCTGCTGTTTGGCGAACCCATCACGCTGACCACCATCGTCGGCATTGCGCTGACGGCCTTTGGCGTGGCGCTGGTGGTGCGGCCGCAGCGCCGCAGCTGA
- a CDS encoding HU family DNA-binding protein, with translation MNKTELIEHIAKNADISKAAATRALEATIGAVKTTLRKGGTVSLVGFGTFAVGKRAARSGRNPRTGATIKIKAAKVPKFRPGKALKDALN, from the coding sequence GTGAACAAGACCGAGCTGATTGAGCACATCGCCAAGAACGCCGACATTTCCAAGGCCGCCGCCACGCGCGCGCTGGAGGCGACCATCGGCGCGGTGAAGACCACGCTGCGCAAGGGCGGCACCGTGTCGCTGGTGGGTTTCGGCACCTTTGCCGTGGGCAAGCGCGCCGCTCGCTCGGGTCGCAATCCGCGCACGGGCGCTACGATTAAAATCAAGGCCGCCAAGGTGCCCAAGTTCCGTCCCGGCAAGGCGCTGAAGGACGCGCTGAACTGA
- a CDS encoding SurA N-terminal domain-containing protein, with product MLFLLIIPSFMLFGIEGYTRFNDSAGKVAVVNGKPITQAEWDNAHRLESDRLRATNPTLDVALLDSPSLKRATLERLVRERVLAAAAADEHLMATDARLAADLERDPTISGLRRADGTLDMDRYRQLLAAQGLTPEGFEANVRHEISSRQVLEGVINTSFASQAQVDVGMNAFLERREASIARFAPAEFAARINPTDADLQAFYQANLGRYQAPEAATVEYLLLDLDSVKKSVNVSEQDLRTYYDQNAATLGTPEQRRASHILIAAPKDAPAADREKAKAAATALLAQLRQAPATFADVARKSSQDDVSAPSGGDLGSFQRAKGVDPVISQAAFALAKVGDLSDVVESPFGYHIVQVTGIQPAAVPPFEQVRAKLEDQFRTQAAQKQFSDMAEEFRNGVYEQSDSLKPMADKLKLTVHRVENVTRSPAQGATGPLANPKFLSALFAPDSVSKHRNTEATDLGGNQLASGRIVSHSPAHARPLAEVKNEVRAAFIQQRGAEMARQQGQDRLKAWTAQPASATGLGAPLTLSREEAQGQPAALVEAVLRADPTKLPAFVGVDLGGDGYAIARVDKVLPRAEQTPDLVKQIRARYEQLWGVAEARSYYDMLKARYKAEILVPNALPTTTAAAQPAAGAASR from the coding sequence GTGCTGTTTCTGTTGATCATCCCGTCGTTCATGCTGTTTGGTATCGAAGGCTACACGCGCTTCAACGACAGCGCCGGCAAGGTGGCCGTGGTCAATGGCAAGCCCATCACCCAGGCCGAATGGGACAACGCGCACCGGCTCGAATCCGATCGCCTGCGCGCCACCAACCCGACGCTGGACGTCGCGCTGCTCGATTCGCCCTCGCTCAAGCGTGCCACGCTAGAACGCCTGGTGCGCGAACGCGTGCTGGCCGCTGCCGCCGCGGACGAACACCTGATGGCCACCGACGCGCGCCTGGCGGCCGACCTGGAACGCGACCCCACCATCAGCGGGCTGCGCCGGGCCGACGGCACGCTGGACATGGACCGCTACCGCCAGCTGCTGGCCGCCCAGGGCCTGACGCCCGAGGGCTTCGAGGCCAATGTGCGGCACGAAATCTCCTCGCGCCAGGTGCTCGAAGGCGTGATCAACACCAGCTTTGCCAGCCAGGCGCAGGTCGACGTGGGCATGAACGCCTTCCTGGAGCGCCGAGAAGCCAGCATTGCGCGCTTTGCGCCCGCCGAATTCGCGGCCCGGATCAACCCCACCGACGCCGACCTGCAGGCTTTCTACCAGGCCAACCTGGGCCGCTACCAGGCGCCCGAAGCCGCCACGGTCGAATACCTGCTGCTTGACCTGGACAGCGTGAAGAAATCCGTCAATGTCAGCGAGCAGGACCTTCGCACCTACTACGACCAGAACGCCGCGACCCTGGGGACACCCGAGCAGCGCCGCGCCAGCCACATCCTGATCGCCGCACCCAAGGACGCACCCGCCGCCGACCGCGAGAAGGCCAAGGCCGCCGCCACCGCGCTGCTGGCGCAGTTGCGCCAGGCGCCGGCCACGTTTGCCGACGTTGCGCGCAAATCGTCCCAGGACGACGTCAGCGCGCCCAGTGGCGGCGACCTGGGCAGCTTCCAGCGCGCCAAGGGTGTTGACCCCGTCATCTCGCAGGCTGCGTTCGCCCTGGCCAAGGTCGGCGACCTCAGCGACGTGGTCGAGAGCCCGTTTGGCTACCACATCGTGCAGGTGACGGGCATCCAGCCGGCGGCGGTGCCGCCGTTCGAGCAGGTCCGCGCCAAGCTCGAAGACCAGTTCCGCACCCAGGCCGCCCAGAAGCAGTTCAGCGACATGGCCGAAGAATTCCGCAATGGCGTCTATGAGCAGTCCGACAGCCTCAAGCCGATGGCCGACAAGCTCAAGCTCACCGTGCACCGCGTTGAAAACGTCACGCGCAGCCCGGCGCAGGGCGCCACCGGCCCGCTGGCCAACCCGAAATTCCTCAGCGCGCTGTTTGCGCCGGATTCGGTCTCCAAGCACCGCAACACCGAAGCCACCGACCTGGGCGGTAACCAGCTGGCGTCCGGCCGCATCGTGTCGCACTCGCCCGCCCATGCCCGTCCGCTGGCCGAGGTCAAGAACGAAGTGCGCGCCGCGTTCATCCAGCAGCGCGGCGCCGAGATGGCACGGCAGCAAGGTCAGGACCGCCTGAAAGCCTGGACCGCGCAGCCCGCCTCCGCCACCGGCTTGGGCGCGCCGCTGACCTTGTCGCGCGAAGAGGCGCAGGGCCAGCCCGCCGCGCTGGTCGAAGCCGTCCTGCGTGCCGACCCCACCAAGCTGCCGGCCTTCGTCGGCGTCGACCTGGGTGGTGATGGGTACGCCATCGCGCGCGTCGACAAAGTGCTGCCGCGCGCCGAACAGACCCCCGACTTGGTCAAGCAGATTCGCGCCCGCTACGAACAACTGTGGGGCGTGGCCGAAGCGCGCAGCTACTACGACATGCTGAAGGCCCGCTACAAGGCCGAAATCCTCGTGCCCAACGCGCTGCCGACCACCACCGCTGCCGCCCAGCCGGCAGCAGGGGCTGCGTCGCGCTGA
- a CDS encoding Bax inhibitor-1/YccA family protein, whose product MNDRSTTLAYGDAAHGGLASQEQRNRVLRNTYWLLALSLLPTVLGAWIGVSTGITRSLSGGLGLIVFLGGAFGFMFAIEKTKNSAAGVPVLLAFTFFMGLMLSRMIAMVLGFKNGSELVMTAMGGTAGVFFVMASLASVIKRDLSGMGKWLFVGALVVFVGAIVNVFVGSAVGMMVISTLVIGVFSLYMLYDLKRIIDGGETNYISATLALYLDLFNVFQGLLALLGLGGSND is encoded by the coding sequence ATGAACGACCGATCCACCACCCTGGCCTACGGCGACGCCGCGCACGGCGGCCTCGCGTCACAGGAGCAGCGCAACCGCGTGCTCCGCAACACCTACTGGCTGCTGGCGCTGAGCCTGCTGCCCACGGTGCTGGGCGCCTGGATCGGGGTATCGACCGGCATCACCCGCAGCCTGAGCGGCGGCCTGGGCCTGATCGTCTTCCTGGGCGGCGCCTTTGGCTTCATGTTCGCCATCGAGAAGACCAAGAACTCGGCCGCCGGCGTGCCGGTGCTGCTGGCCTTCACCTTCTTCATGGGGCTGATGCTGTCGCGCATGATCGCGATGGTGCTGGGCTTCAAGAACGGCTCTGAACTGGTGATGACCGCCATGGGCGGCACCGCCGGCGTGTTCTTCGTCATGGCCAGCCTGGCCAGCGTCATCAAGCGCGACCTGTCCGGCATGGGCAAGTGGCTGTTCGTCGGCGCGCTGGTGGTCTTCGTTGGCGCCATCGTCAACGTGTTCGTCGGCTCCGCCGTCGGCATGATGGTCATCAGCACGCTCGTCATCGGCGTGTTCAGCCTGTACATGCTGTACGACCTGAAGCGCATCATCGACGGCGGCGAGACCAACTACATCAGCGCCACGCTGGCCCTGTACCTGGACCTGTTCAACGTGTTCCAGGGCCTGCTTGCCCTGCTGGGCCTGGGCGGCAGCAACGACTGA